From Schistocerca gregaria isolate iqSchGreg1 unplaced genomic scaffold, iqSchGreg1.2 ptg000994l, whole genome shotgun sequence, one genomic window encodes:
- the LOC126326602 gene encoding telomerase Cajal body protein 1-like: protein MLWPFYREKHLNSRKEEAIASDRDESCRNKGGEALNAENDKTAQLCVDYKALAQKNDRNADDIGAAEEKLQEMELVITCLSRMKEQCLDWPIRTDLRDSVARSAEDLLKLLKNAKSHGEGAVEDRSTKGVDKTTEDEKKHGWVRKTQSDENYPKKDSILFKKRVDDPKCCHDFYKGCKWSAYAMSLAVCTEGNHLQVYRAGDFCKVSKFLPGEVIYDWTWYPSQCAESDAAFPMIVTTCQDLPIQLWDVVREKVHASYQAHNHLDELVAASSVCINGAGSKIISGYKDMIRIFDVNRPGRSCETRLTKLKNSCTQNETVLSVPGNISTISANAGSNSRFVCGSSKGKIGVYEEVQTRPCLVLQGPTNGITLVKFSPDGTCVFSGSRKDPRILGWDLRNPREPLFQVERRVEDNQKIQFDIDFSGSFLASGSQDGVVRIWDLKKTNGAEPTLIPSDMPVSPEPINDVAFHTKDSNIWAYTSGTRKTCFCKSQFVHGESWKSDLSDSSESTSSPLDGRGQLPDAARPYHLVVGRCWKQ from the exons ATGCTGTGGCCATTCTACAGAGAGAAGCATTTGAATTCGAGAAAAGAAGAGGCGATCGCTAGCGACAGAGACGAGTCGTGCAGAAACAAGGGTGGAGAAGCATTAAATGCAGAGAATGACAAGACGGCCCAATTGTGCGTCGATTACAAGGCATTGGCTCAAAAGAATGATAGAAATGCCGACGATATAG GCGCGGCTGAGGAGAAGTTACAAGAGATGGAGCTGGTAATCACCTGCTTGAGTCGGATGAAGGAGCAATGTCTTGACTGGCCGATCCGCACCGACTTGAGAGACAGCGTTGCAAGGTCAGCCGAAGATCTATTGAAGCTTCTGAAAAATGCCAAATCTCACGGAGAGGGAGCAGTGGAAGACCGATCAACGAAGGGCGTTGACAAGACCACAGAAGACGAGAAAAAACATGGCTGGGTAAGAAAGACGCAATCTGACGAAAACTATCCGAAGAAAGATTCGATTCTATTCAAAAAGCGAGTCGATGACCCCAAGTGCTGTCACGACTTTTACAAAGGGTGTAAGTGGAGTGCCTACGCGATGAGTCTGGCAGTCTGCACAGAGGGGAACCACTTGCAGGTGTATAGAGCGGGCGATTTCTGCAAGGTGTCAAAATTTTTGCCGGGGGAGGTGATCTACGACTGGACGTGGTATCCATCGCAGTGCGCCGAGTCGGACGCAGCGTTTCCAATGATCGTGACCACGTGCCAAGACCTCCCGATTCAGCTTTGGGACGTGGTTAGAGAAAAAGTGCATGCGAGTTACCAGGCGCACAATCACTTAGACGAATTGGTGGCCGCATCGTCGGTGTGTATCAATGGAGCGGGATCCAAGATCATATCAGGATACAAAGACATGATAAGGATATTCGACGTCAACCGGCCGGGAAGGAGCTGTGAAACTCGTTTGACAAAATTAAAAAACAGTTGTACCCAAAatgaaacagttttgtcagtgcCAGGAAACATATCGACCATATCTGCAAATGCGGGCTCGAATTCACGTTTTGTGTGCGGCTCATCCAAAGGGAAGATAGGTGTGTATGAAGAAGTCCAGACGAGGCCGTGCCTAGTCCTTCAGGGACCCACAAATGGAATTACGCTTGTCAAATTTTCTCCTGACGGCACATGTGTGTTCTCGGGGTCCAGGAAGGACCCGAGGATTTTAGGGTGGGACTTGAGGAACCCGCGCGAGCCGCTATTCCAGGTCGAGCGACGAGTTGAAGACAATCAAAAAATTCAGTTTGATATCGATTTTTCGGGCAGCTTTTTGGCGAGTGGCTCTCAAGACGGAGTTGTGAGAATTTGGGATTTGAAAAAGACAAACGGCGCGGAGCCGACATTGATACCATCCGACATGCCCGTGTCGCCTGAGCCGATCAACGATGTCGCTTTTCACACAAAAGACTCAAATATATGGGCATACACGTCTGGAACTCGGAAGACGTGTTTTTGCAAAAGCCAATTTGTACACGGAGAGAGCTGGAAGTCCGACTTGTCCGACAGTTCGGAGAGCACTTCTTCGCCCCTCGACGGGAGGGGGCAGCTCCCAGATGCGGCTCGCCCCTATCACTTGGTCGTAGGAAGGTGTTGGAAGCAATAG
- the LOC126326576 gene encoding uncharacterized protein LOC126326576: MKELKSWKGECEDLESTACIEPVLSYAESAGLEVRRVAPLVEFMYFDSIATGCELMKKKLNLSVLQMMVAWIFCGWGASWLELKDKRALTWTCKMCKRKVMMDLSTSKDPEQPGQSEQSVEATGSPTSKLLGFDGSTLVNPLEEHRSFCPWICPLSKSESDSEGWKLCIKALKFVHCFTDRRTAKEADVKDALPRVSQMLDRVKKNRGAAITEAKRA, from the exons ATGAAGGAGCTCAAGAGCTGGAAAGGCGAGTGCGAGGATCTCGAATCAACTGCCTGTATTGAGCCAGTTCTTTCATATGCA GAAAGTGCTGGCCTGGAGGTGCGGAGGGTCGCACCGCTGGTCGAGTTCATGTATTTCGATTCGATTGCAACAGGTTGTGAGCTGATGAAAAAGAAACTGAATTTGTCCGTTTTGCAA ATGATGGTTGCCTGGATTTTTTGCGGATGGGGGGCGTCCTGGCTGGAGCTGAAAGATAAGAGGGCACTAACGTGGACGTGCAAAATGTGCAAGAGAAAAGTTATGATGGATTTGAGTACATCGAAGGATCCGGAGCAGCCTGGTCAATCTGAACAGAGTGTCGAAGCGACGGGCAGTCCGACCTCaaag ctaTTGGGATTTGACGGGTCAACTCTCGTTAATCCTTTGGAGGAACACCGAAGCTTCTGTCCTTGGATTTGTCCGCTGTCGAAGTCCgagtcagattcagagggatggaaGCTCTGCATCAAGGCACTGAAATTTGTCCATTGCTTTACGGACCGCCGGACGGCGAAAGAGGCTGACGTAAAAGATGCGCTTCCAAGAGTGTCTCAGATGTTGGATAGAGTGAAAAAAAACAGAGGCGCAGCTATTACTGAAGCCAAACGAGCTTGA
- the LOC126326578 gene encoding ribosomal RNA large subunit methyltransferase M-like, translated as MKSSELPKNGNVLVQLFMTQKTTLAVSVSEVSKNSAFWNYPLPWKYGRVYVPVEKHYPAASYAKCKEILCHMDLNKDDLAGKRVVELGTVPGGWTMVLLEQGAEVNSVDWTDLKDPWFKVHSSLRHHTMDAKIFNPVSIGILDRSEALDYVFCDLALPPVKSVDLMEMWIQNRWAERVIWTFKMGFGHEVSHALTIRGIQKCLAKYEPEFVCTIRHLYKHENEVVVLGRWTDEMRARAESKKSIVKDM; from the exons ATGAAGAGCTCGGAGCTCCCAAAAAATGGAAATGTGTTGGTACAACTGTTTATGACACAAAAAACCACCCTGGCCGTTTCTGTCTCGGAGGTGTCAAAGAACTCAGCCTTCTGGAATTACCCTCTGCCTTGGAAATACGGACGCGTCTACGTACCTGTAGAGAAACATTACCCAGCAGCTTCGTACGCAAAGTGTAAAGAAATACTATGCCATATGGATCTGAACAAAGATGACCTCGCAGGAAAGAGAGTCGTGGAGCTGGGAACAGTGCCAGGCGGATG GACCATGGTGCTGCTCGAGCAGGGAGCCGAGGTAAATAGCGTCGATTGGACCGACCTGAAGGACCCGTGGTTCAAGGTGCATTCGAGTCTGAGGCATCATACGATGGACGCGAAAATTTTTAATCCTGTAAGCATAGGCATTCTGGATCGCTCTGAGGCGCTAGATTACGTTTTTTGCGACCTAGCTTTACCGCCGGTCAAGTCTGTAGACCTGATGGAAATGTGGATTCAGAACAGGTGGGCAGAAAGGGTGATTTGGACCTTCAAGATGGGGTTCGGCCACGAAGTCAGCCATGCATTGACAATAAGAGGCATTCAGAAATGCTTAGCGAAGTACGAACCTGAATTCGTGTGCACTATCAGACATTTGTACAAGCACGAAAACGAGGTTGTTGTGCTGGGTAGATGGACAGACGAGATGCGGGCGAGAGCAGAGTCGAAAAAGAGTATAGTGAAAGATATGTGA
- the LOC126326577 gene encoding transcription initiation factor TFIID subunit 8-like: MTEDFARKVLSIPVAQVVRSMSFETAEQSSLEVLTDIMQAFIEEVGYRAQRSADIAGRNESNFHDILFSLQDLGISIDNVIAFYQKVDIRYELGDIRFPEEPATFPGILRSSKSELPEHIPSFLPVFPDDHTYKKVPLYDYRETNPKKIRELKAHQSVQAENYLASLHQHTSGNQGIINYDQINDPKTAQTGETLFKPAKDISQLTASQESEVKTTISMTPLHVDSERVTSLLSKSPQPSGAPSDGLDQEQSSHPKSSTEENLQKILNLRHRSGGIDSL, encoded by the exons ATGACTGAGGATTTCGCTCGAAAGGTTCTATCTATTCCTGTCGCTCAGGTCGTTCGAAGTATGTCTTTCGAGACGGCGGAGCAGTCTTCTCTGGAGGTCCTTACTGACATCATGCAAGCCT TCATCGAAGAAGTGGGATATCGGGCTCAGAGAAGTGCCGACATAGCCGGCAGGAACGAAAGCAACTTCCACGACATCCTGTTCAGTCTTCAGGACTTGGGAATTTCAATCGACAACGTCATTGCTTTCTATCAAAAGGTGGACATCCGATACGAACTAGGAG ACATTCGATTTCCTGAGGAACCTGCTACTTTTCCTGGAATTTTGAGAAGCTCCAAGTCAGAACTGCCCGAACACATTCCCAGTTTTCTTCCCGTTTTTCCGGACGACCACACTTACAAAAAGGTGCCC TTGTACGACTATCGAGAGACGAATCCCAAAAAAATTCGCGAGCTCAAGGCTCACCAGAGCGTTCAGGCAGAAAACTATTTGGCCTCGCTGCATCAGCACACTTCCGGGAATCAAGGCATTATCAACTACGACCAAATCAACGACCCGAAAACCGCGCAGACGGGCGAGACGCTCTTCAAGCCCGCGAAGGACATTTCGCAGTTGACGGCCTCTCAAGAGTCCGAAGTTAAGACCACCATTTCTATGACGCCGCTCCATGTTGATTCCGAGCGGGTCACCTCTCTCCTCTCCAAGTCGCCTCAGCCCTCCGGCGCTCCTTCTGACGGCTTGGACCAGGAGCAGTCGAGTCATCCGAAGTCGTCGACTGAAGAAAACCTGCAGAAAATTTTGAACCTGAGGCACAGAAGCGGCGGCATCGACTCTTTGTAA
- the LOC126326587 gene encoding serine/threonine-protein kinase MARK2-like, translating to MSQTAGRISHREAFKQIRHYSIIKTLGKGQFGYVKLAVHLLTGIKVAIKFIVKRRLDDESLLKVKREVEIMKLLNHPNVIRLYEVIETDTCFFLIMEYATGGEVMDFLVTHGRLKEKDARRLFRQVVSAVDYCHRLHVIHRDLKAENLLLDKDLRVKLIDFGLSNFFVPGELRNTFCGSLTYTAPELIKRQMYEGRKVDVWSLGILLYVLVCGALPFNGDNFRELLTKIVVGKYQVPSYVSAECRDLLGIMLVVDPEERATLDEVRVDPWLRSEEGRAVPKSVVVDNKAKLPKQINKIVLQELVRMQLDREQLVSAIIEDPYGRLAASYYLLLDEYKSRKRERRVPIQNVDRRRGLKTVGARDFSSRLNGLEESGLGEEGNRHLRNDVIDGHYKKRLNDNGFQESRQLHEELKKKDVFRVKGGPLPDGRGGASKAEEGSTPALSGQERTQKAAMCRLARSRSVVNRMVSEQKAELQGADSKEPQREEANLDARRSTRQAAGLEDAIILPLEIADKKIFKEAENKQNRKSNVPSQDISQLPSDGRKQKPLDEGPSRVARGLGEGEANRQPLKAKNHQRNQKYNTICSHYRSSFEDLNIIDIPASGDAGLVETNILESKLGPSERGGSPLHEDLENKLVVLMSQEEGSPALDHTPHHSVSKKNQRKPCKRLQQRIFRKVKNLFKLPSSKPKSLKYEAKPPVGRFPINSQNVRADQPEQVLHYIQQALSNFCFQKVYKIRPFCMRVETKAGVAFEVEVCQLPNLYISGIRFRRIYGDVWQYADVCHQILHVLNQEQGADREKRSKF from the exons ATGTCGCAAACTGCTGGTCGAATCAGCCACCGAGAAGCGTTCAAGCAGATCAGGCATTACAGTATCATAAAGACGTTGGGAAAAGGGCAATTTGGATACGTCAAGCTGGCTGTTCACCTGTTAACAGGGATAAAA GTGGCTATCAAATTTATTGTAAAAAGGAGGTTGGACGATGAGTCCTTGCTCAAGGTGAAGAGAGAGGTCGAAATTATGAAGTTGCTGAATCACCCCAACGTTATAAGGCTGTATGAGGTTATAGAAACGGACACCTGTTTTTTTCTGATCATGGAGTACGCTACGGGAGGAGAG GTGATGGATTTTCTAGTGACTCATGGAAGACTGAAAGAGAAGGATGCACGCCGGTTGTTCAGGCAAGTCGTTTCCGCGGTCGATTATTGCCATAGGCTGCACGTGATAC ACCGGGACTTGAAGGCGGAGAATTTGCTGCTCGATAAAGATCTGAGAGTCAAGTTGATTGATTTTGGCCTGTCAAACTTTTTTGTACCGGGAGAGCTTCGAAACACATTTTGCGGGTCTTTGACGTACACGGCGCCTGAGTTGATCAAGAGACAGATGTACGAAGGCCGGAAGGTGGACGTGTGGTCTCTGGGCATTCTTCTCTATGTCCTGGTGTGTGGTGCGTTGCCTTTCAACGGGGACAACTTCAGGGAGCTGCTAACGAAAATCGTCGTAGGCAAGTACCAAGTGCCGAGTTACGTGTCTGCCGAGTGCCGGGACCTGTTGGGGATTATGCTCGTTGTGGACCCGGAGGAGCGCGCGACGCTGGACGAGGTCCGCGTTGATCCGTGGTTGCGGAGCGAAGAGGGGAGAGCAGTACCGAAGTCGGTGGTCGTCGATAACAAGGCGAAATTACCGAAGCAAATAAACAAAATAGTTCTGCAGGAACTCGTGCGTATGCAGCTCGATAGAGAGCAGCTGGTATCGGCTATAATAGAGGACCCGTATGGCAGGCTGGCTGCGTCGTACTATTTGCTACTTGATGAGTACAAATCTAGGAAAAGGGAGCGCCGCGTACCGATTCAGAACGTCGATAGGAGGAGAGGTTTGAAGACAGTTGGCGCCAGAGACTTTTCTTCGCGTCTGAACGGGCTGGAGGAGTCTGGCTTGGGCGAAGAGGGAAACAGGCATTTGAGGAATGACGTGATAGACGGCCACTACAAGAAGAGGCTGAACGACAACGGGTTTCAAGAGTCCAGACAATTACACGAAGAATTGAAGAAGAAGGATGTATTTCGCGTAAAGGGCGGTCCTTTGCCGGACGGGCGCGGAGGAGCGTCGAAGGCCGAAGAGGGGTCCACTCCCGCTCTGAGCGGCCAGGAGAGGACGCAAAAAGCCGCGATGTGTCGCCTTGCCAGGTCTCGGAGTGTCGTCAATAGGATGGTGAGTGAGCAAAAGGCGGAGCTCCAGGGCGCGGACTCGAAAGAGCCACAGAGAGAAGAGGCGAATTTGGACGCTCGGCGCTCGACTCGCCAGGCCGCGGGCCTGGAGGATGCCATTATTCTGCCGTTAGAAATCGCAGACAAAAAAATTTTTAAGGAGGCAGAAAACAAGCAGAACAGAAAGTCGAATGTGCCGTCTCAGGACATTTCACAGCTGCCCTCAGATGGTCGCAAGCAGAAGCCTTTGGACGAGGGGCCGAGCAGGGTCGCCAGAGGGTTAGGTGAAGGCGAAGCGAATCGCCAGCCTCTGAAGGCAAAGAATCACCAGCGCAATCAGAAGTACAATACGATATGTAGCCACTATCGATCGTCGTTCGAAGACTTGAACATCATTGACATACCTGCTTCCGGAGATGCGGGTTTGGTCGAAACGAACATCCTGGAGTCTAAGCTTGGGCCGTCGGAGCGAGGCGGATCTCCGCTGCACGAGGACCTAGAGAACAAACTAGTCGTCTTGATGTCGCAAGAAGAAGGTTCTCCTGCGTTGGACCACACTCCTCACCACAGCGTGTCAAAGAAGAATCAAAGAAAACCTTGCAAACGGCTTCAACAACGCATTTTCAGAAAGGTCAAGAATCTGTTTAAACTGCCCTCGTCCAAGCCGAAGTCGCTCAAATACGAAGCAAAGCCGCCTGTGGGTCGATTCCCCATCAACAGCCAAAACGTGCGCGCGGATCAGCCGGAGCAGGTCCTGCACTACATTCAGCAGGCGTTGAGCAACTTCTGTTTCCAGAAGGTCTACAAGATACGGCCGTTCTGCATGAGAGTAGAAACGAAGGCCGGCGTGGCGTTCGAAGTCGAAGTGTGTCAACTACCGAACCTGTACATAAGCGGTATACGGTTCCGAAGAATATACGGCGACGTCTGGCAGTACGCGGATGTCTGCCACCAAATATTGCACGTATTGAATCAAGAACAAGGCGCCGACCGAGAAAAGCGGTCGAAATTTTGA
- the LOC126326601 gene encoding uncharacterized protein HI_0077-like, with the protein MIRFAFGLRRSLDRGYCVQAGLGGTREKNLMSYAESVLRSADCELKASQTKEAFEWIQGMKGNMDSAEGGGGTEWVLGPSRVALDMPSRPRKPILLPPREMPSHKQLKVPLADYLLHCLAHVELNAIDVVWDTILRFRSEPSALPLSFYMDMVSIAADEARHFTLLCARLRAKNLSYGSLPAHTGLWEYAEKTKYDFKGRIATMQLVQEARALDSWDRLVTKFKSQGDLESSRIIDQICREEIDHVKKGLYWFNWICRKENLDSVLTFRECVRSYVGKIPPPFNDDARATAGMSREWYDSLQEK; encoded by the exons ATGATTCGTTTCGCGTTTGGTTTAAGGAGGTCATTGGATCGAGGCTACTGTGTTCAGGCTGGTCTTGGTGGTACTAGAGAGAAGAACTTGATGAGCTACGCGGAGTCTGTACTTAGGAGTGCAGATTGCGAATTGAAGGCCAGCCAAACGAAAGAGGCTTTTGAATGGATTCAGGGGATGAAGGGGAACATGGATAGCGCTGAAGGAGG GGGTGGTACAGAATGGGTATTGGGGCCGAGTCGAGTTGCATTGGATATGCCATCTAGGCCTAGGAAGCCCATTCTTTTACCTCCTAGGGAGATGCCGTCTCACAAACAATTGAAGGTGCCGCTTGCGGATTATCTGTTGCACTGTCTGGCGCACGTGGAACTGAATGCGATTGACGTGGTTTGGGATACGATTCTTCGTTTCCGTTCTGAGCCGAGTGCGCTGCCTTTATCGTTTTATATGGACATGGTGTCGATCGCGGCCGATGAGGCACGTCACTTCACGCTGCTATGCGCTCGTCTTCGCGCCAAGAATTTGTCGTACGGGTCGCTGCCTGCTCACACTGGCTTGTGGGAGTACGCGGAGAAGACAAAATACGATTTCAAAGGTCGAATTGCGACGATGCAATTAGTTCAGGAGGCTCGCGCTTTGGATTCTTGGGACAGGCTCGTGACGAAGTTCAAGTCTCAGGGGGACCTGGAGAGCAGTCGGATTATCGATCAGATTTGTCGAGAAGAAATTGACCATGTCAAAAAGGGCTTGTACTGGTTTAATTGGATTTGTCGAAAGGAAAATCTGGATTCCGTCTTGACTTTTCGCGAGTGCGTTCGAAGTTACGTGGGGAAAATTCCTCCTCCGTTCAATGACGACGCGAGAGCGACGGCGGGCATGTCAAGAGAATGGTACGATTCccttcaagaaaaataa